From a region of the Panicum virgatum strain AP13 chromosome 2K, P.virgatum_v5, whole genome shotgun sequence genome:
- the LOC120662578 gene encoding valine--tRNA ligase, chloroplastic/mitochondrial 2-like isoform X1: MALAGPSSTLLSSSSSACLRRLNPLLLSAACRRPAGGQRRAARRFCAAIASEADAFTSPEVAKSFDFTNEERIYKWWQSQGFFKPNFDRGGDPFVIPMPPPNVTGSLHMGHAMFVTLEDIMVRYFRMKGRPALWIPGTDHAGIATQLVVEKMLAAEGVKRTDLTREEFTKKVWEWKEKYGGTITNQIRRLGASCDWSRERFTLDEQLSRAVIEAFVRLHDKGLIYQGSYLVNWSPNLQTAVSDLEVEYSEEPGFLYFIKYRVAGGTRDDFLTIATTRPETLFGDVAVAVNPEDKRYAQYVGRLAIVPLTCGRHVPIIADRYVDPEFGTGVLKISPGHDHNDYHIARKLGLPILNVMNKDGTLNDVAGLYSGMDRFEAREKLWSDLVETKLAVKKEPYTLRVPRSQRGGEVIEPLISKQWFVTMEPLAEKALRAVENRQLTILPDRFEKIYNHWLTNIKDWCISRQLWWGHRIPVWYIVGKKCEEDYIVARTEEEALTKAQEKYGKSVEIYQDPDVLDTWFSSALWPFSTLGWPDLSKDDYKHFYPSTVLETGHDILFFWVARMVMMGIEFTGSVPFSYVYLHGLIRDSEGRKMSKTLGNVIDPLDTIKDYGTDALRFTLSLGTAGQDLNLSTERLTSNKAFTNKLWNAGKFLLQNLPDRSDVSAWDALLANKYDTEASLQELPLPECWVVTGLHGLIDRVSTSYDRFFFGDAAREIYDFFWGDFADWYIEASKTRLYHSADKLAAARAQSVLLYVFENILKLLHPFMPFVTEELWQAFPYRKQALMVTPWPTTDLPKDLRSIKRFQNLQSLIRGIRNVRAEYTVEPAKRISASVVATADVLEYVSKEKQVLALLSKLDVQNVHFTESAPGDANQSVHIVADDGLEAYLPLADMVDVSEEVKRLSKRLSKMQSEYDALMARLNSQSFVEKAPEDIVRGVREKASEAEEKISLTKNRLAFLQSTVST, encoded by the exons ATGGCGCTCGCGGGCCCTTCCTCGACGCTcctctcctcatcctcctccgcctgcctccgccgcctcaaCCCGCTGCTTCTCTCCGCCGCATGCCGCCGCCCGGCGGGGGgccagcgccgcgccgctcgcagGTTCTGCGCAG CGATTGCCTCCGAGGCGGATGCGTTCACCTCACCGGAGGTCGCGAAATCGTTCGACTTCACCAACGAGGAGCGGATTTACAAGTG GTGGCAATCTCAAGGATTCTTTAAGCCTAATTTTGACCGTGGAGGAGATCCATTTGTCATCCCGATGCCACCCCCAAATGTTACCGGATCACTGCATATGGGCCATGCGATGTTCGTCACCCTTGAG GATATAATGGTTAGGTATTTCCGAATGAAAGGGAGACCTGCACTCTGGATACCTGGCACTGACCATGCCGGGATTGCAACTCAG TTGGTCGTGGAAAAGATGCTGGCTGCTGAAGGTGTCAAAAGGACAGATCTGACACGAGAGGAGTTCACCAAAAAAGTTTGGGAGTGGAAAGAGAA ATATGGGGGCACTATCACTAATCAGATTAGGCGATTGGGCGCTTCTTGTGATTGGAGTCGTGAACGTTTCACTCTCGATGAACAATTGAGTC GTGCGGTTATCGAAGCGTTCGTTAGGCTTCATGATAAAGGTCTTATATACCAAG GATCTTATTTGGTCAACTGGTCTCCTAACCTGCAAACTGCAGTGTCCGATTTA GAAGTAGAATACTCTGAAGAACCTGGATTTTTGTACTTTATCAAGTACCGTGTTGCTGGCGGTACCAG GGACGATTTTCTGACTATTGCGACCACAAGGCCTGAAACTTTATTTGGTGATGTTGCCGTCGCTGTTAACCCAGAG GATAAACGTTATGCCCAATATGTCGGCAGATTGGCTATTGTACCCTTGACATGTGGGAGACATGTCCCGATTATTGCTGACCGG TATGTTGATCCAGAATTTGGAACTGGGGTGCTGAAGATTAGCCCTGGACATGATCATAATGATTATCATATTGCTCGAAAGCTTGGGCTACCAATTCTCAATGTTATGAACAAAGATGGTACGCTAAATGATGTTGCTGGATTGTACAG TGGTATGGACCGATTTGAGGCACGAGAGAAGTTATGGTCTGACCTTGTTGAGACTAAGTTGGCAGTAAAGAAAGAACCTTATACGCTTCGAGTTCCTAGATCTCAACGGGGTGGTGAA GTGATTGAGCCGTTGATTAGTAAGCAATGGTTTGTCACAATGGAGCCATTGGCTGAGAAGGCCCTTCGTGCTGTTGAAAACAGGCAATTAACCATTCTTCCGGATAGATTTGAGAAG ATATATAATCATTGGCTAACAAACATAAAGGATTGGTGTATAAGTAGACAATTATGGTGGGGTCATCGTATACCAGTTTGGTACATTGTTGGAAAGAAATGTGAAGAAGACTATATTGTTGCTAGAACTGAAGAGGAGGCACTAACAAAAGCTCAGGAAAAATATGGAAAATCAgtagaaatatatcaagatccTGATGTTCTTGATACGTGGTTCTCAAG TGCTCTCTGGCCTTTCAGCACGCTTGGTTGGCCTGATCTTTCCAAGGATGATTATAAGCATTTTTATCCTTCAACTGTTCTGGAGACAGG CCATGACATTTTGTTCTTCTGGGTTGCACGAATGGTCATGATGGGAATTGAGTTTACAGGATCAGTGCCATTTTCTTATGTCTATCTTCATGGTCTTATCCGGGATTCTGAG GGACGGAAAATGTCGAAGACATTGGGAAATGTCATTGACCCCCTAGATACCATCAAAGATTACGGGACTGATGCTTTGAGATTTACACTATCTTTGGGCACTGCAGGCCAG GACCTCAATCTCTCTACAGAAAGGTTGACATCAAATAAGGCTTTCACAAACAAGCTGTGGAATGCAGGCAAATTTTTGTTGCAGAATTTGCCTGATAGAAGTGATGTCTCGGCATGGGATGCTTTGTTAGCAAATAAG TATGACACAGAAGCATCACTTCAGGAACTGCCATTGCCAGAATGCTGGGTG GTTACAGGACTACATGGACTAATTGATAGGGTCAGCACAAGCTATGACAGGTTTTTCTTTGGAGATGCTGCTAGAGAAATATATGATTTCTTTTGGGGGGATTTTGCTGATTG GTATATTGAGGCAAGCAAAACACGTCTCTACCACTCAGCTGACAAGTTAGCAGCTGCTAGAGCACAAAGTGTTCTGCTGTATGTGTTTGAAAACATACTGAAGTTACTGCATCCCTTCATGCCGTTCGTTACTGAAGAATTATGGCAG GCATTTCCATACAGAAAGCAAGCACTTATGGTTACTCCCTGGCCTACCACTGACCTTCCTAAGGATTTGAGGTCCATCAAAAGGTTTCAAAATCTGCAATCATTG ATAAGAGGAATCAGAAATGTTAGAGCAGAATACACTGTTGAGCCAGCAAAACGGATATCAGCTTCTGTTGTTGCTACTGCAGATGTCCTGGAATATGTATCG AAGGAGAAGCAGGTCCTGGCTTTACTTTCAAAGCTTGATGTTCAGAATGTGCATTTTACTGAATCAGCACCAG GTGATGCAAACCAGTCTGTTCACATTGTTGCTGATGACGGTCTGGAAGCCTATCTACCTTTGGCTGACATGGTTGATGTGTCCGAGGAGGTTAAGCGGCTGTCCAAGCGCCTCTCTAAGATGCAGTCAGAGTATGATGCTCTCATGGCCCGCCTCAACTCCCAAAGT TTTGTAGAAAAGGCTCCTGAAGATATTGTTCGTGGAGTTCGTGAAAAAGCGTCCGAGGCTGAGGAGAAGATCTCTCTCACTAAGAATCGGCTTGCATTTCTGCAATCAACTGTCTCAACGTAA
- the LOC120662578 gene encoding valine--tRNA ligase, chloroplastic/mitochondrial 2-like isoform X2: protein MALAGPSSTLLSSSSSACLRRLNPLLLSAACRRPAGGQRRAARRFCAAIASEADAFTSPEVAKSFDFTNEERIYKWWQSQGFFKPNFDRGGDPFVIPMPPPNVTGSLHMGHAMFVTLEDIMVRYFRMKGRPALWIPGTDHAGIATQLVVEKMLAAEGVKRTDLTREEFTKKVWEWKEKYGGTITNQIRRLGASCDWSRERFTLDEQLSRSYLVNWSPNLQTAVSDLEVEYSEEPGFLYFIKYRVAGGTRDDFLTIATTRPETLFGDVAVAVNPEDKRYAQYVGRLAIVPLTCGRHVPIIADRYVDPEFGTGVLKISPGHDHNDYHIARKLGLPILNVMNKDGTLNDVAGLYSGMDRFEAREKLWSDLVETKLAVKKEPYTLRVPRSQRGGEVIEPLISKQWFVTMEPLAEKALRAVENRQLTILPDRFEKIYNHWLTNIKDWCISRQLWWGHRIPVWYIVGKKCEEDYIVARTEEEALTKAQEKYGKSVEIYQDPDVLDTWFSSALWPFSTLGWPDLSKDDYKHFYPSTVLETGHDILFFWVARMVMMGIEFTGSVPFSYVYLHGLIRDSEGRKMSKTLGNVIDPLDTIKDYGTDALRFTLSLGTAGQDLNLSTERLTSNKAFTNKLWNAGKFLLQNLPDRSDVSAWDALLANKYDTEASLQELPLPECWVVTGLHGLIDRVSTSYDRFFFGDAAREIYDFFWGDFADWYIEASKTRLYHSADKLAAARAQSVLLYVFENILKLLHPFMPFVTEELWQAFPYRKQALMVTPWPTTDLPKDLRSIKRFQNLQSLIRGIRNVRAEYTVEPAKRISASVVATADVLEYVSKEKQVLALLSKLDVQNVHFTESAPGDANQSVHIVADDGLEAYLPLADMVDVSEEVKRLSKRLSKMQSEYDALMARLNSQSFVEKAPEDIVRGVREKASEAEEKISLTKNRLAFLQSTVST, encoded by the exons ATGGCGCTCGCGGGCCCTTCCTCGACGCTcctctcctcatcctcctccgcctgcctccgccgcctcaaCCCGCTGCTTCTCTCCGCCGCATGCCGCCGCCCGGCGGGGGgccagcgccgcgccgctcgcagGTTCTGCGCAG CGATTGCCTCCGAGGCGGATGCGTTCACCTCACCGGAGGTCGCGAAATCGTTCGACTTCACCAACGAGGAGCGGATTTACAAGTG GTGGCAATCTCAAGGATTCTTTAAGCCTAATTTTGACCGTGGAGGAGATCCATTTGTCATCCCGATGCCACCCCCAAATGTTACCGGATCACTGCATATGGGCCATGCGATGTTCGTCACCCTTGAG GATATAATGGTTAGGTATTTCCGAATGAAAGGGAGACCTGCACTCTGGATACCTGGCACTGACCATGCCGGGATTGCAACTCAG TTGGTCGTGGAAAAGATGCTGGCTGCTGAAGGTGTCAAAAGGACAGATCTGACACGAGAGGAGTTCACCAAAAAAGTTTGGGAGTGGAAAGAGAA ATATGGGGGCACTATCACTAATCAGATTAGGCGATTGGGCGCTTCTTGTGATTGGAGTCGTGAACGTTTCACTCTCGATGAACAATTGAGTC GATCTTATTTGGTCAACTGGTCTCCTAACCTGCAAACTGCAGTGTCCGATTTA GAAGTAGAATACTCTGAAGAACCTGGATTTTTGTACTTTATCAAGTACCGTGTTGCTGGCGGTACCAG GGACGATTTTCTGACTATTGCGACCACAAGGCCTGAAACTTTATTTGGTGATGTTGCCGTCGCTGTTAACCCAGAG GATAAACGTTATGCCCAATATGTCGGCAGATTGGCTATTGTACCCTTGACATGTGGGAGACATGTCCCGATTATTGCTGACCGG TATGTTGATCCAGAATTTGGAACTGGGGTGCTGAAGATTAGCCCTGGACATGATCATAATGATTATCATATTGCTCGAAAGCTTGGGCTACCAATTCTCAATGTTATGAACAAAGATGGTACGCTAAATGATGTTGCTGGATTGTACAG TGGTATGGACCGATTTGAGGCACGAGAGAAGTTATGGTCTGACCTTGTTGAGACTAAGTTGGCAGTAAAGAAAGAACCTTATACGCTTCGAGTTCCTAGATCTCAACGGGGTGGTGAA GTGATTGAGCCGTTGATTAGTAAGCAATGGTTTGTCACAATGGAGCCATTGGCTGAGAAGGCCCTTCGTGCTGTTGAAAACAGGCAATTAACCATTCTTCCGGATAGATTTGAGAAG ATATATAATCATTGGCTAACAAACATAAAGGATTGGTGTATAAGTAGACAATTATGGTGGGGTCATCGTATACCAGTTTGGTACATTGTTGGAAAGAAATGTGAAGAAGACTATATTGTTGCTAGAACTGAAGAGGAGGCACTAACAAAAGCTCAGGAAAAATATGGAAAATCAgtagaaatatatcaagatccTGATGTTCTTGATACGTGGTTCTCAAG TGCTCTCTGGCCTTTCAGCACGCTTGGTTGGCCTGATCTTTCCAAGGATGATTATAAGCATTTTTATCCTTCAACTGTTCTGGAGACAGG CCATGACATTTTGTTCTTCTGGGTTGCACGAATGGTCATGATGGGAATTGAGTTTACAGGATCAGTGCCATTTTCTTATGTCTATCTTCATGGTCTTATCCGGGATTCTGAG GGACGGAAAATGTCGAAGACATTGGGAAATGTCATTGACCCCCTAGATACCATCAAAGATTACGGGACTGATGCTTTGAGATTTACACTATCTTTGGGCACTGCAGGCCAG GACCTCAATCTCTCTACAGAAAGGTTGACATCAAATAAGGCTTTCACAAACAAGCTGTGGAATGCAGGCAAATTTTTGTTGCAGAATTTGCCTGATAGAAGTGATGTCTCGGCATGGGATGCTTTGTTAGCAAATAAG TATGACACAGAAGCATCACTTCAGGAACTGCCATTGCCAGAATGCTGGGTG GTTACAGGACTACATGGACTAATTGATAGGGTCAGCACAAGCTATGACAGGTTTTTCTTTGGAGATGCTGCTAGAGAAATATATGATTTCTTTTGGGGGGATTTTGCTGATTG GTATATTGAGGCAAGCAAAACACGTCTCTACCACTCAGCTGACAAGTTAGCAGCTGCTAGAGCACAAAGTGTTCTGCTGTATGTGTTTGAAAACATACTGAAGTTACTGCATCCCTTCATGCCGTTCGTTACTGAAGAATTATGGCAG GCATTTCCATACAGAAAGCAAGCACTTATGGTTACTCCCTGGCCTACCACTGACCTTCCTAAGGATTTGAGGTCCATCAAAAGGTTTCAAAATCTGCAATCATTG ATAAGAGGAATCAGAAATGTTAGAGCAGAATACACTGTTGAGCCAGCAAAACGGATATCAGCTTCTGTTGTTGCTACTGCAGATGTCCTGGAATATGTATCG AAGGAGAAGCAGGTCCTGGCTTTACTTTCAAAGCTTGATGTTCAGAATGTGCATTTTACTGAATCAGCACCAG GTGATGCAAACCAGTCTGTTCACATTGTTGCTGATGACGGTCTGGAAGCCTATCTACCTTTGGCTGACATGGTTGATGTGTCCGAGGAGGTTAAGCGGCTGTCCAAGCGCCTCTCTAAGATGCAGTCAGAGTATGATGCTCTCATGGCCCGCCTCAACTCCCAAAGT TTTGTAGAAAAGGCTCCTGAAGATATTGTTCGTGGAGTTCGTGAAAAAGCGTCCGAGGCTGAGGAGAAGATCTCTCTCACTAAGAATCGGCTTGCATTTCTGCAATCAACTGTCTCAACGTAA
- the LOC120662578 gene encoding valine--tRNA ligase, chloroplastic/mitochondrial 2-like isoform X3 yields the protein MRSPHRRSRNRSTSPTRSGFTSGGNLKDSLSLILTVEEIHLSSRCHPQMLPDHCIWAMRCSSPLRYFRMKGRPALWIPGTDHAGIATQLVVEKMLAAEGVKRTDLTREEFTKKVWEWKEKYGGTITNQIRRLGASCDWSRERFTLDEQLSRAVIEAFVRLHDKGLIYQGSYLVNWSPNLQTAVSDLEVEYSEEPGFLYFIKYRVAGGTRDDFLTIATTRPETLFGDVAVAVNPEDKRYAQYVGRLAIVPLTCGRHVPIIADRYVDPEFGTGVLKISPGHDHNDYHIARKLGLPILNVMNKDGTLNDVAGLYSGMDRFEAREKLWSDLVETKLAVKKEPYTLRVPRSQRGGEVIEPLISKQWFVTMEPLAEKALRAVENRQLTILPDRFEKIYNHWLTNIKDWCISRQLWWGHRIPVWYIVGKKCEEDYIVARTEEEALTKAQEKYGKSVEIYQDPDVLDTWFSSALWPFSTLGWPDLSKDDYKHFYPSTVLETGHDILFFWVARMVMMGIEFTGSVPFSYVYLHGLIRDSEGRKMSKTLGNVIDPLDTIKDYGTDALRFTLSLGTAGQDLNLSTERLTSNKAFTNKLWNAGKFLLQNLPDRSDVSAWDALLANKYDTEASLQELPLPECWVVTGLHGLIDRVSTSYDRFFFGDAAREIYDFFWGDFADWYIEASKTRLYHSADKLAAARAQSVLLYVFENILKLLHPFMPFVTEELWQAFPYRKQALMVTPWPTTDLPKDLRSIKRFQNLQSLIRGIRNVRAEYTVEPAKRISASVVATADVLEYVSKEKQVLALLSKLDVQNVHFTESAPGDANQSVHIVADDGLEAYLPLADMVDVSEEVKRLSKRLSKMQSEYDALMARLNSQSFVEKAPEDIVRGVREKASEAEEKISLTKNRLAFLQSTVST from the exons ATGCGTTCACCTCACCGGAGGTCGCGAAATCGTTCGACTTCACCAACGAGGAGCGGATTTACAAGTG GTGGCAATCTCAAGGATTCTTTAAGCCTAATTTTGACCGTGGAGGAGATCCATTTGTCATCCCGATGCCACCCCCAAATGTTACCGGATCACTGCATATGGGCCATGCGATGTTCGTCACCCTTGAG GTATTTCCGAATGAAAGGGAGACCTGCACTCTGGATACCTGGCACTGACCATGCCGGGATTGCAACTCAG TTGGTCGTGGAAAAGATGCTGGCTGCTGAAGGTGTCAAAAGGACAGATCTGACACGAGAGGAGTTCACCAAAAAAGTTTGGGAGTGGAAAGAGAA ATATGGGGGCACTATCACTAATCAGATTAGGCGATTGGGCGCTTCTTGTGATTGGAGTCGTGAACGTTTCACTCTCGATGAACAATTGAGTC GTGCGGTTATCGAAGCGTTCGTTAGGCTTCATGATAAAGGTCTTATATACCAAG GATCTTATTTGGTCAACTGGTCTCCTAACCTGCAAACTGCAGTGTCCGATTTA GAAGTAGAATACTCTGAAGAACCTGGATTTTTGTACTTTATCAAGTACCGTGTTGCTGGCGGTACCAG GGACGATTTTCTGACTATTGCGACCACAAGGCCTGAAACTTTATTTGGTGATGTTGCCGTCGCTGTTAACCCAGAG GATAAACGTTATGCCCAATATGTCGGCAGATTGGCTATTGTACCCTTGACATGTGGGAGACATGTCCCGATTATTGCTGACCGG TATGTTGATCCAGAATTTGGAACTGGGGTGCTGAAGATTAGCCCTGGACATGATCATAATGATTATCATATTGCTCGAAAGCTTGGGCTACCAATTCTCAATGTTATGAACAAAGATGGTACGCTAAATGATGTTGCTGGATTGTACAG TGGTATGGACCGATTTGAGGCACGAGAGAAGTTATGGTCTGACCTTGTTGAGACTAAGTTGGCAGTAAAGAAAGAACCTTATACGCTTCGAGTTCCTAGATCTCAACGGGGTGGTGAA GTGATTGAGCCGTTGATTAGTAAGCAATGGTTTGTCACAATGGAGCCATTGGCTGAGAAGGCCCTTCGTGCTGTTGAAAACAGGCAATTAACCATTCTTCCGGATAGATTTGAGAAG ATATATAATCATTGGCTAACAAACATAAAGGATTGGTGTATAAGTAGACAATTATGGTGGGGTCATCGTATACCAGTTTGGTACATTGTTGGAAAGAAATGTGAAGAAGACTATATTGTTGCTAGAACTGAAGAGGAGGCACTAACAAAAGCTCAGGAAAAATATGGAAAATCAgtagaaatatatcaagatccTGATGTTCTTGATACGTGGTTCTCAAG TGCTCTCTGGCCTTTCAGCACGCTTGGTTGGCCTGATCTTTCCAAGGATGATTATAAGCATTTTTATCCTTCAACTGTTCTGGAGACAGG CCATGACATTTTGTTCTTCTGGGTTGCACGAATGGTCATGATGGGAATTGAGTTTACAGGATCAGTGCCATTTTCTTATGTCTATCTTCATGGTCTTATCCGGGATTCTGAG GGACGGAAAATGTCGAAGACATTGGGAAATGTCATTGACCCCCTAGATACCATCAAAGATTACGGGACTGATGCTTTGAGATTTACACTATCTTTGGGCACTGCAGGCCAG GACCTCAATCTCTCTACAGAAAGGTTGACATCAAATAAGGCTTTCACAAACAAGCTGTGGAATGCAGGCAAATTTTTGTTGCAGAATTTGCCTGATAGAAGTGATGTCTCGGCATGGGATGCTTTGTTAGCAAATAAG TATGACACAGAAGCATCACTTCAGGAACTGCCATTGCCAGAATGCTGGGTG GTTACAGGACTACATGGACTAATTGATAGGGTCAGCACAAGCTATGACAGGTTTTTCTTTGGAGATGCTGCTAGAGAAATATATGATTTCTTTTGGGGGGATTTTGCTGATTG GTATATTGAGGCAAGCAAAACACGTCTCTACCACTCAGCTGACAAGTTAGCAGCTGCTAGAGCACAAAGTGTTCTGCTGTATGTGTTTGAAAACATACTGAAGTTACTGCATCCCTTCATGCCGTTCGTTACTGAAGAATTATGGCAG GCATTTCCATACAGAAAGCAAGCACTTATGGTTACTCCCTGGCCTACCACTGACCTTCCTAAGGATTTGAGGTCCATCAAAAGGTTTCAAAATCTGCAATCATTG ATAAGAGGAATCAGAAATGTTAGAGCAGAATACACTGTTGAGCCAGCAAAACGGATATCAGCTTCTGTTGTTGCTACTGCAGATGTCCTGGAATATGTATCG AAGGAGAAGCAGGTCCTGGCTTTACTTTCAAAGCTTGATGTTCAGAATGTGCATTTTACTGAATCAGCACCAG GTGATGCAAACCAGTCTGTTCACATTGTTGCTGATGACGGTCTGGAAGCCTATCTACCTTTGGCTGACATGGTTGATGTGTCCGAGGAGGTTAAGCGGCTGTCCAAGCGCCTCTCTAAGATGCAGTCAGAGTATGATGCTCTCATGGCCCGCCTCAACTCCCAAAGT TTTGTAGAAAAGGCTCCTGAAGATATTGTTCGTGGAGTTCGTGAAAAAGCGTCCGAGGCTGAGGAGAAGATCTCTCTCACTAAGAATCGGCTTGCATTTCTGCAATCAACTGTCTCAACGTAA